In Blautia sp. SC05B48, a single genomic region encodes these proteins:
- a CDS encoding SEC-C metal-binding domain-containing protein produces MSDMTILEQWRSIAYNQNADKNKLQRFWANYFNIEKNIYEQLLENPDEVVSGTVKELAEKYGQDVMTMVGFLDGINDSLKVPNPIETMDENTKVNLAFDKEALYKNMVDAKADWLYNLPQWDKIFTEEKKKTLYMEQKKSGTVVKPHKVGRNDPCPCGSGKKYKHCCGR; encoded by the coding sequence ATGAGCGATATGACAATTCTTGAGCAGTGGCGTTCCATTGCTTATAATCAGAATGCAGATAAGAATAAGCTTCAGCGCTTCTGGGCAAATTATTTTAACATTGAAAAGAATATTTATGAGCAGCTTCTTGAGAACCCGGATGAGGTTGTTTCCGGAACTGTAAAAGAGCTTGCTGAGAAATACGGTCAGGATGTTATGACTATGGTTGGTTTCCTTGACGGAATCAATGACAGTCTGAAGGTTCCGAACCCGATCGAGACCATGGATGAGAATACCAAGGTAAACCTTGCATTTGATAAAGAGGCACTCTATAAGAACATGGTAGATGCCAAGGCTGACTGGCTTTACAACCTTCCTCAGTGGGACAAGATCTTCACAGAAGAGAAAAAGAAAACTCTCTACATGGAGCAGAAGAAATCCGGCACAGTTGTGAAACCGCACAAGGTCGGAAGAAACGATCCGTGCCCATGCGGAAGCGGCAAGAAATACAAACACTGCTGCGGAAGATAA
- a CDS encoding helix-turn-helix transcriptional regulator, with the protein MKLTREEFQKYIYSYNDDETFYKTLYLQEKEHPETFHEYCLTLDRKKIYEHRLYVPELQTEAWYPYMKETDLFHDINGNIVLSKHYRYTPVFPHEHEFFEILCLYDGTAHTTIQGIEHTLHTGDICIIPPHTTHSVGIFDDSVAFNILVRSSTFQSTFFQSLTADSALTQFFAHVLYRKTVGNYLIFHSGNDAQIHDMLENLYIEYLGHAKYSCTFLNSMLVMFWAMLLRFHENDIESILTKNSTGKSVTEILNYLNCNYQSVTLRDAARHFGYSISHFSTLIRESTGRTFLQIIRDIKLDQACRALRETSLSNLAICELVGYESPEHFMRTFKKAYGMTPGEYRKKNRE; encoded by the coding sequence ATGAAGCTTACCAGAGAAGAATTTCAGAAATATATTTATTCCTACAACGACGATGAGACTTTTTATAAGACACTTTATCTGCAGGAGAAGGAACATCCGGAGACTTTTCATGAATATTGCCTGACACTGGACCGTAAAAAGATTTATGAACACCGGCTTTATGTACCGGAGCTTCAGACCGAAGCCTGGTATCCCTATATGAAAGAAACCGATCTTTTTCATGATATAAATGGCAATATCGTGCTTTCCAAGCATTACCGCTATACCCCTGTTTTTCCCCATGAACATGAATTTTTTGAGATTCTCTGTCTGTATGACGGAACTGCCCACACTACGATACAGGGGATTGAACACACTTTGCATACCGGAGATATCTGTATCATCCCACCGCATACCACTCACAGTGTGGGGATCTTTGATGACAGTGTTGCTTTTAATATTCTGGTACGTAGCTCCACCTTTCAGTCCACATTCTTCCAGTCACTGACGGCAGACAGTGCCCTGACGCAGTTTTTTGCCCATGTGCTGTACCGCAAGACCGTGGGAAATTATCTGATCTTTCACAGTGGAAATGATGCACAGATCCATGACATGCTGGAAAATCTCTATATCGAATATCTCGGCCACGCCAAATACAGCTGCACCTTTCTCAACTCCATGCTGGTCATGTTCTGGGCCATGCTGCTGCGTTTTCACGAAAATGATATTGAATCCATCCTTACAAAGAACAGCACCGGGAAGTCTGTGACGGAAATCCTAAACTACCTGAACTGCAACTATCAAAGCGTCACTTTACGTGACGCTGCGAGGCATTTTGGCTACAGTATTTCTCACTTCAGTACTCTGATCAGAGAGAGTACCGGGCGCACGTTTTTGCAGATCATCCGGGATATCAAGCTGGACCAGGCATGCCGCGCCCTGCGCGAAACATCTCTCAGCAATCTTGCGATCTGCGAACTTGTAGGATATGAAAGTCCGGAACATTTTATGCGTACTTTTAAAAAAGCATATGGAATGACTCCTGGTGAATACCGGAAGAAGAACAGGGAATAA
- a CDS encoding alpha-L-rhamnosidase-related protein, producing MAEVSIDLNMVRVTNEDFVKKAEACTPELLKTVVHPVSIVDIVKTEEVYPEVHKKDEIKNLSGYHLAKGDKICLDFGDHQVGYVTLKLNSVGSPQDAPAFFRLKFGEIAKEMTEDSADYDGWISRSWIQEEFIHIDVLPAELKLPRRYAFRYMEIEAIDTSMKWQMVVEDVFCTSVSSVRMEDVKPVESEDEVIRRLDRVSLRTLQNCMQTVFEDGPKRDRRLWLGDLRLQALANYETFHNMELVKRCLYLFAGQTKDNGQVSACLFTEPKFIVDDTFLLDYSMFFGAALCDYYEASGDKEALKDLSACAYRQMEIAKEQFDENGLMKNGDGFWGFIDWTEGLNKQSAMQGVYIYCAKKVQKIAELLGDMEKAEELKKEAEAKTASAKKYLFDEESGLFVSGDEKQINYASQVWMILAEAVSGEEGAEILDRLVELKPEKGMVSPYMNHHFVEALLLCGKKDQAMKYMKYYWGGMINHGADTFWELYNPENPAESPYGSSIVNSYCHAWSCTPTYLLRKYFN from the coding sequence ATGGCAGAGGTAAGTATTGATCTTAATATGGTCCGTGTGACCAATGAGGATTTTGTAAAAAAAGCAGAAGCATGTACACCGGAGTTACTGAAAACGGTAGTTCATCCGGTTTCTATTGTAGACATCGTAAAAACAGAGGAGGTCTATCCGGAGGTTCACAAAAAGGATGAGATCAAAAATCTTTCAGGCTATCATCTTGCAAAGGGAGACAAGATCTGTCTGGATTTTGGAGATCATCAGGTAGGATACGTGACCCTGAAGCTGAACTCTGTAGGAAGTCCTCAGGACGCACCGGCATTTTTTAGATTGAAGTTCGGAGAGATCGCCAAGGAGATGACCGAGGATTCTGCAGACTATGACGGATGGATCAGCAGAAGCTGGATACAGGAAGAATTTATCCATATCGATGTTCTTCCGGCAGAACTGAAGCTTCCGAGAAGATATGCCTTCCGTTATATGGAGATCGAAGCTATAGACACTTCCATGAAATGGCAGATGGTAGTGGAAGATGTATTCTGTACCAGTGTTTCTTCTGTCAGAATGGAAGATGTGAAGCCGGTGGAAAGTGAGGATGAAGTGATCCGCAGACTGGATCGTGTCAGTCTTCGTACCCTGCAAAACTGCATGCAGACCGTATTTGAGGACGGCCCCAAGAGAGACCGCCGTCTGTGGCTTGGAGATTTAAGACTTCAGGCGCTTGCAAATTATGAGACATTCCACAACATGGAGCTGGTAAAAAGATGCCTGTATCTGTTTGCAGGCCAGACAAAGGACAATGGACAGGTAAGTGCCTGCCTTTTCACAGAACCGAAATTTATTGTGGATGATACCTTCCTTCTGGATTACTCTATGTTCTTCGGAGCAGCCCTCTGTGACTACTACGAAGCATCCGGTGACAAGGAGGCCTTAAAGGATTTAAGTGCCTGTGCATACCGTCAGATGGAGATCGCAAAAGAGCAGTTCGATGAAAACGGACTTATGAAAAACGGAGATGGTTTCTGGGGCTTTATCGACTGGACAGAGGGTCTGAACAAACAGAGTGCAATGCAGGGTGTTTATATCTACTGTGCGAAGAAAGTACAGAAGATCGCAGAACTTCTCGGAGATATGGAAAAAGCAGAAGAACTGAAAAAAGAGGCTGAGGCAAAAACAGCGTCTGCAAAAAAATATCTTTTTGATGAAGAGAGCGGGCTGTTCGTCAGTGGCGACGAAAAACAGATCAACTATGCAAGTCAGGTATGGATGATCCTGGCGGAAGCAGTCAGCGGCGAAGAAGGAGCAGAAATACTGGATCGTCTGGTGGAACTGAAGCCGGAAAAGGGAATGGTTTCTCCGTATATGAACCATCATTTTGTGGAAGCACTTCTGCTGTGTGGTAAAAAAGACCAGGCAATGAAATATATGAAATATTACTGGGGCGGAATGATAAACCACGGTGCGGATACATTCTGGGAGCTTTATAATCCTGAAAATCCTGCAGAATCTCCATATGGAAGCAGCATTGTCAACAGTTACTGCCACGCATGGAGCTGCACTCCGACTTATCTTCTCAGAAAATATTTTAACTGA
- a CDS encoding HAD-IA family hydrolase encodes MKNFKRIAALAGVVILLLIFCLPMAFAWGSSENAQALFRGAFAAAVLVPIVAYVFWMAYRIWGNKKPREDENRMIENIIFDVGNVLMGYDWEEYLRSYDFPEEKYQKIADAVFRNPIWEEQDRGQHEESWYVDKFVESAPEYEADIREVVRRDPECMHLYDYAETWVKYLKNQGYHLYVLSNYGTYMLDRTKQDMSFLKYMDGVVFSCDVQQIKPEVDIYKTLLKRYSLKPEKSVFLDDRAVNCEGAGKAGIHTIQFENLKQAAKALEKLGVK; translated from the coding sequence ATGAAAAATTTTAAAAGAATCGCAGCACTTGCAGGTGTTGTCATATTACTTCTTATATTCTGCCTTCCAATGGCATTTGCCTGGGGAAGCAGTGAAAACGCCCAGGCTTTGTTCCGGGGGGCTTTTGCGGCAGCAGTTCTGGTACCGATCGTAGCGTATGTTTTCTGGATGGCGTACCGGATCTGGGGAAATAAGAAGCCGAGAGAGGATGAAAACCGTATGATCGAGAATATTATTTTTGATGTGGGAAATGTGCTGATGGGCTATGACTGGGAAGAGTATCTTCGGAGCTATGACTTCCCGGAAGAAAAGTATCAGAAAATCGCAGATGCAGTATTTCGAAACCCGATCTGGGAGGAACAGGACCGTGGACAGCATGAGGAGTCCTGGTATGTAGATAAATTTGTGGAAAGTGCACCGGAATATGAAGCAGATATCCGTGAGGTGGTACGACGTGATCCGGAGTGTATGCATCTGTATGATTATGCGGAAACCTGGGTGAAATATCTCAAAAATCAGGGATATCATCTCTATGTCCTTTCCAACTACGGAACTTATATGCTGGATCGTACAAAGCAGGATATGTCTTTTCTGAAATATATGGACGGAGTGGTATTTTCCTGTGATGTGCAGCAGATCAAGCCTGAGGTGGATATTTACAAAACACTTCTGAAGCGTTACAGCCTGAAACCGGAGAAATCGGTATTTCTGGATGATCGTGCCGTGAACTGTGAGGGAGCCGGAAAAGCCGGTATCCATACCATTCAGTTTGAGAATCTGAAGCAGGCGGCGAAGGCGCTTGAGAAGCTTGGTGTGAAATGA
- a CDS encoding shikimate dehydrogenase, translating into MINITGHTGLTGLLGSPVAHSVSPLMHNEAFRYLGLDYVYLCFDVTEETLPQAVEGLKACGIKGFNLTMPNKNKIVEFLDELSPTAQLIGAVNTVRNDNGKLKGFNTDGYGFTQSARDAGCDVKGRTITVMGVGGAGMAICGQSALEGAKKIHVFARPTSRYWERAAAMAEKMSHMTECEMILHEMDDHTALKDALEESNLLINATSVGMVPDVTGTVIPDKTLFHPELTVADVVYEPRETRLLREAREAGCPTFNGMYMLLHQGVKAFHIWTGLDMPVELVREKYFK; encoded by the coding sequence ATGATCAATATTACCGGACATACCGGGCTTACCGGCCTTCTGGGAAGCCCCGTCGCACACAGCGTATCACCTTTAATGCACAATGAGGCATTCCGTTATCTTGGACTTGATTATGTGTATCTCTGTTTTGATGTAACAGAGGAGACCCTTCCCCAGGCTGTGGAAGGACTGAAAGCCTGTGGGATCAAGGGCTTTAACCTGACCATGCCAAACAAGAATAAGATCGTGGAGTTTTTGGACGAGCTTTCTCCCACTGCCCAGCTGATCGGAGCGGTAAATACCGTACGCAACGACAATGGAAAATTAAAGGGGTTTAATACCGATGGTTATGGATTTACCCAGTCTGCCAGAGATGCCGGCTGTGATGTAAAAGGACGAACCATCACCGTTATGGGCGTCGGTGGTGCCGGAATGGCGATCTGCGGCCAGTCCGCCCTGGAGGGGGCAAAAAAGATCCATGTTTTTGCACGTCCTACCAGCCGTTACTGGGAGCGCGCCGCTGCCATGGCAGAAAAAATGTCTCATATGACAGAATGTGAGATGATACTTCATGAGATGGATGATCACACTGCGCTGAAGGATGCACTGGAGGAAAGCAATCTCCTCATCAATGCAACTTCTGTGGGAATGGTTCCGGATGTGACAGGCACCGTGATTCCGGATAAGACTCTGTTCCATCCGGAACTTACCGTAGCCGATGTTGTGTATGAACCAAGAGAAACCAGACTCCTTCGGGAAGCCCGGGAAGCCGGATGTCCAACCTTTAACGGAATGTACATGCTGCTCCACCAGGGTGTAAAGGCTTTCCACATCTGGACCGGACTGGACATGCCGGTTGAACTCGTCCGGGAGAAATATTTTAAATAA
- a CDS encoding YdcF family protein, producing MSVKKNLDYIIVLGAHVDGTRMTLALLERARRALLYLEENPGTKAVLSGGKGDGENISEAEAMYRYLTGHGIDGDRLIREEESTSTKENLEFSCRKIGNTDCSVGVVTNNFHVWRGAAIARKCGFREVIMVPSRYRSWRLFIYIPREILAIIKDKLMGNL from the coding sequence ATGAGCGTAAAGAAGAATCTGGATTACATTATCGTGTTAGGTGCCCATGTGGACGGAACACGGATGACACTTGCCCTTCTGGAACGAGCCAGAAGGGCTCTTCTTTATCTTGAAGAAAATCCGGGGACGAAAGCAGTGCTCTCCGGAGGAAAAGGTGATGGAGAAAATATTTCCGAGGCAGAGGCTATGTATCGCTATCTTACCGGTCACGGAATAGACGGGGACAGACTGATACGGGAAGAGGAATCCACCAGTACGAAAGAGAATTTGGAATTCAGCTGCAGAAAGATTGGAAACACAGACTGTTCCGTAGGCGTGGTGACGAACAATTTTCATGTATGGAGGGGCGCGGCCATTGCGAGAAAATGTGGCTTTCGGGAAGTGATAATGGTACCTTCCCGGTATCGAAGCTGGCGTCTTTTTATCTACATTCCCCGTGAGATTCTGGCCATTATCAAAGATAAACTCATGGGAAATCTGTAG
- the purB gene encoding adenylosuccinate lyase produces the protein MNTDRYVSPLSERYASKEMQYIFSPDMKFRTWRKLWIALAETERELGLNITQEQIDEMKAHADDINYDVAKERERQVRHDVMSHVYAFGVQCPKAKGIIHLGATSCYVGDNTDIIVMTEALKLVRKKLVNVVAELSKFAAKYKDQPTLAFTHFQPAQPTTVGKRATLWTQEFLMDLEDLEYVLSTMKLLGSKGTTGTQASFLELFDGDQETIDKIDPMIAEKMGFRSCYPVSGQTYSRKVDTRVLNILAGIAASAHKMSNDIRLLQHLKEVEEPFEKSQIGSSAMAYKRNPMRSERIASLSRYVMIDALNPAITSATQWFERTLDDSANKRLSVPEGFLAIDGILDLCLNVVDGLVVYPKVIEKRLMSELPFMATENIMMDAVKAGGDRQELHERIRELSMEAGKNVKVEGKDNNLLELIAADPAFNLTLEDLQKSMDPSRYTGRAKEQTEAFIANVVQPVLDAHKDLLGVKVEINV, from the coding sequence ATGAATACAGACAGATATGTTAGCCCGCTGTCAGAGCGGTATGCAAGTAAAGAGATGCAGTATATTTTTTCTCCGGACATGAAGTTCCGCACATGGAGAAAGCTGTGGATCGCACTTGCTGAGACGGAACGTGAGCTTGGCCTTAACATTACCCAGGAGCAGATCGACGAAATGAAGGCTCATGCGGATGATATCAATTATGATGTGGCTAAGGAGCGTGAGCGTCAGGTTCGCCATGATGTAATGTCTCACGTGTATGCGTTTGGCGTACAGTGCCCGAAGGCAAAAGGCATCATCCATCTGGGAGCAACCTCTTGTTATGTAGGAGATAATACGGATATCATCGTTATGACAGAGGCGCTGAAGCTTGTCCGCAAGAAACTTGTGAACGTGGTCGCAGAGCTTTCCAAGTTTGCAGCGAAGTATAAGGACCAGCCAACTCTGGCGTTTACTCATTTCCAGCCGGCACAGCCGACAACCGTAGGTAAGAGAGCAACTCTCTGGACTCAGGAATTCCTGATGGATCTTGAGGACCTTGAGTATGTATTAAGCACTATGAAGCTTCTTGGCTCCAAGGGAACAACCGGTACACAGGCTAGCTTCTTGGAACTTTTTGACGGGGATCAGGAGACCATCGACAAGATCGATCCGATGATCGCAGAGAAGATGGGATTCAGATCCTGTTATCCGGTTTCCGGACAGACCTATTCCAGAAAGGTTGATACCCGTGTGCTGAATATCCTTGCGGGAATCGCTGCAAGTGCACATAAGATGTCCAACGATATCCGTCTTCTTCAGCATCTGAAGGAAGTAGAGGAGCCATTTGAGAAATCCCAGATTGGATCTTCCGCTATGGCATATAAGAGAAATCCGATGAGAAGTGAGAGAATCGCTTCCCTGTCCAGATATGTGATGATCGATGCACTGAACCCGGCGATCACATCTGCAACACAGTGGTTTGAGAGAACTCTGGACGACTCTGCAAACAAACGTCTCAGCGTTCCGGAAGGATTCCTTGCGATCGACGGAATCTTGGATCTCTGCCTCAATGTTGTAGACGGACTGGTTGTTTATCCGAAGGTTATCGAGAAGAGACTGATGTCTGAGCTTCCATTTATGGCAACTGAGAATATCATGATGGATGCAGTTAAGGCAGGCGGAGACCGTCAGGAGCTTCATGAACGTATCCGTGAGCTTTCCATGGAAGCAGGCAAGAACGTGAAGGTAGAGGGTAAAGATAACAATCTTCTTGAGCTGATCGCTGCGGATCCGGCATTTAACCTGACTCTTGAGGATCTTCAGAAATCCATGGATCCGTCCAGATATACAGGACGTGCCAAAGAGCAGACAGAGGCATTTATCGCCAATGTGGTACAGCCGGTTCTGGATGCACATAAGGATCTGCTTGGCGTTAAGGTTGAGATCAACGTATAA
- a CDS encoding adenylosuccinate synthase, with protein MVTAVVGANWGDEGKGKITDMLAEKADIIVRFQGGANAGHTIVNDYGKFALHTLPSGVFYGHTTSVIGNGVALNIPVFFKEYNEVVGRGVPAPKILISNRAQMVMSYHILFDQYEEERLGGKAFGSTKSGIAPFYSDKYAKIGFQVSELFDEEALKEKVVRICETKNVTLEHLYHKPLLKPEDIMNELMEYKKMVEPYVCDVSLYLWNALKEGKQVLLEGQLGTLKDPDHGIYPMVTSSSTLAAYGAIGAGLPPYEIKKVVTVCKAYSSAVGAGAFVSEIFGEEADELRKRGGDGGEFGATTGRPRRMGWFDCVASKYGCRLQGATDVAFTVLDVLGYLDEIPVCTGYEIDGEVTTEFPTTVQLEKAKPVIEKLPGWKCDIRGIKKYEDLPENCRKYVEFVEKHIGFPITMISNGPGRNDIIYR; from the coding sequence ATGGTAACTGCAGTAGTAGGAGCAAACTGGGGAGATGAAGGTAAAGGCAAGATCACTGACATGCTTGCTGAGAAAGCCGATATCATCGTAAGATTTCAGGGTGGAGCCAATGCGGGCCACACCATCGTAAATGATTACGGTAAATTCGCACTTCATACACTTCCGTCAGGTGTGTTTTACGGACATACAACAAGTGTCATCGGAAACGGTGTTGCACTGAACATTCCGGTATTCTTCAAGGAGTACAACGAAGTAGTAGGCCGTGGAGTACCGGCACCGAAGATCCTGATCTCCAACAGAGCACAGATGGTAATGTCTTACCACATTCTGTTCGATCAGTATGAAGAGGAGCGTCTTGGCGGCAAGGCTTTCGGTTCCACAAAATCCGGAATCGCTCCGTTCTATTCTGACAAATATGCAAAGATCGGCTTCCAGGTAAGTGAGCTTTTTGATGAGGAAGCACTGAAAGAGAAGGTTGTACGTATCTGCGAGACCAAGAACGTAACACTTGAGCATCTCTATCATAAGCCTCTTCTGAAACCGGAAGATATCATGAATGAGCTGATGGAATACAAGAAGATGGTTGAGCCATACGTATGCGACGTATCTCTCTATCTCTGGAATGCACTGAAAGAGGGAAAACAGGTTCTTCTTGAGGGACAGCTCGGAACTCTGAAAGACCCGGATCACGGAATCTATCCGATGGTTACATCCTCTTCCACACTGGCTGCTTATGGTGCCATCGGTGCAGGCCTGCCTCCATATGAGATCAAGAAGGTCGTAACCGTATGCAAAGCTTACTCCAGTGCAGTTGGAGCAGGTGCATTCGTTTCTGAAATCTTCGGCGAGGAAGCAGATGAGCTGAGAAAACGTGGCGGTGACGGTGGTGAGTTCGGTGCTACTACAGGCCGTCCGAGACGTATGGGATGGTTCGACTGTGTTGCATCCAAATACGGATGCCGTCTCCAGGGAGCTACAGACGTTGCTTTTACAGTACTGGATGTTCTGGGATATCTGGATGAGATCCCGGTTTGCACAGGCTATGAGATCGACGGAGAGGTGACAACAGAATTCCCGACAACTGTGCAGCTTGAGAAAGCAAAACCGGTTATTGAGAAGCTTCCGGGATGGAAATGCGATATCCGTGGAATCAAAAAATATGAGGATCTTCCGGAGAACTGCAGAAAATATGTAGAGTTCGTAGAAAAACATATTGGATTCCCGATCACAATGATCTCTAACGGACCAGGAAGAAACGACATCATTTACAGATAA
- the thrS gene encoding threonine--tRNA ligase yields the protein MIITLKDGSKKEYAEAKSVIDIAYDISEGLARAACAGEVNGEVVDLRTVLDSDCELNILTAKDEKGLAVLRHTASHVMAQAVQNLYPEAKVAIGPSIDTGFYYDFDHEPFSREDLDAIEKEMKKIIKKGAKIERFTKSREDAIAYFKEKNEPYKIELIEDLPEGEEISFYSQGDWTDLCAGPHLMSVKGIKAFKLLSSSSAYWRGSEKNAMLTRIYGTAYATKDELKEHLEQMEEAKRRDHNKLGREMKIFTTVDVIGQGLPLIMPNGVIMMQELQRWIEDEETKRGYVRTKTPLMAKSDLYKISGHWDHYKDGMFVLGDEEKDKEVYALRPMTCPFQYYVYKAEQHSYRDLPIRLGETSTLFRNEDSGEMHGLTRVRQFTISEGHLIVRPDQMVKEFKDCIALAQYCLQVLGVEEDVTYHLSKWDPKNKEKYIGEPEVWEETEGHIRQMLNELNIPFTEDVGEAAFYGPKVDINAKNVYGKEDTMITIQWDALLAEQFDMYYIDENGDKQRPYIIHRTSMGCYERTLAWLIEKYAGMFPTWLCPEQVRVIPISEKYNDYAQKVEAQMREAGIRCSVDGRSEKMGYKIREARLERVPYMLIVGAKEEEEGKVSVRSRYLGDEGMKDLGEFISFIKEEIKNKTIRKIEVQEEKK from the coding sequence ATGATCATTACATTAAAAGACGGCTCAAAAAAAGAATACGCAGAAGCAAAATCTGTGATCGATATCGCCTATGACATCAGCGAAGGTCTCGCACGTGCAGCATGTGCAGGAGAGGTAAACGGAGAGGTTGTAGATCTTCGTACCGTTCTTGACAGTGACTGTGAACTGAACATCCTCACAGCAAAAGACGAGAAGGGCCTTGCAGTTCTCCGCCATACAGCATCTCACGTAATGGCACAGGCTGTACAGAACTTATACCCGGAGGCAAAGGTTGCCATCGGACCATCCATTGATACAGGCTTCTACTATGATTTCGACCACGAGCCATTTTCCCGTGAGGATCTTGACGCCATTGAGAAAGAGATGAAAAAGATCATCAAAAAAGGCGCAAAGATCGAGCGTTTCACAAAATCCCGTGAAGATGCCATCGCATACTTCAAAGAGAAAAATGAGCCATACAAGATTGAACTGATCGAGGATCTTCCTGAGGGAGAAGAGATTTCCTTTTATTCACAGGGAGACTGGACAGACCTTTGTGCAGGCCCGCACCTGATGAGTGTAAAAGGTATCAAGGCATTCAAGCTTCTTTCTTCTTCCAGCGCATACTGGAGAGGCAGCGAGAAGAATGCAATGCTCACACGTATCTACGGAACTGCCTATGCTACAAAGGATGAGCTGAAAGAGCATCTGGAGCAGATGGAAGAGGCAAAGAGACGTGACCATAACAAGCTTGGTCGTGAGATGAAGATCTTCACAACTGTAGATGTGATCGGACAGGGACTTCCGCTTATCATGCCAAACGGTGTGATCATGATGCAGGAGCTGCAGAGATGGATCGAGGATGAGGAGACAAAACGTGGCTATGTAAGAACAAAGACTCCTCTTATGGCAAAGAGCGATCTTTACAAGATCTCCGGACACTGGGATCATTACAAGGACGGTATGTTCGTACTTGGTGATGAGGAGAAGGACAAAGAGGTTTACGCACTTCGTCCGATGACATGCCCGTTCCAGTACTATGTATACAAAGCAGAGCAGCACAGCTATCGTGATCTGCCGATCCGTCTCGGCGAAACTTCCACACTGTTCCGTAATGAGGATTCCGGTGAGATGCACGGCCTGACACGAGTTCGTCAGTTTACGATCTCTGAGGGTCATCTGATCGTAAGACCGGATCAGATGGTAAAAGAGTTCAAAGATTGTATCGCACTTGCCCAGTACTGTCTCCAGGTACTTGGTGTTGAGGAGGATGTAACCTATCATCTTTCCAAATGGGATCCGAAAAATAAAGAGAAATACATCGGTGAGCCGGAAGTATGGGAGGAGACAGAAGGTCATATCCGCCAGATGCTGAACGAGCTGAATATTCCGTTTACAGAGGATGTAGGAGAGGCTGCTTTCTACGGACCGAAGGTTGATATCAACGCAAAGAACGTATACGGAAAAGAAGACACCATGATCACGATCCAGTGGGATGCACTTCTTGCAGAGCAGTTTGATATGTACTATATCGATGAGAATGGCGACAAACAGCGTCCGTACATCATCCACCGTACATCCATGGGATGCTATGAGAGAACACTGGCATGGCTCATTGAGAAATACGCAGGAATGTTCCCGACATGGCTTTGCCCTGAGCAGGTTCGTGTGATCCCAATCTCCGAGAAGTACAACGATTATGCACAGAAGGTTGAAGCTCAGATGAGAGAAGCAGGAATCCGCTGCTCTGTAGACGGACGTTCCGAGAAGATGGGATACAAGATCCGTGAGGCACGTCTTGAGAGAGTACCTTACATGCTTATCGTTGGAGCAAAAGAGGAAGAAGAGGGTAAGGTTTCCGTAAGAAGCCGTTATCTTGGCGATGAGGGAATGAAAGATCTTGGTGAGTTCATCAGTTTCATCAAGGAAGAGATTAAGAACAAAACAATCCGTAAGATTGAGGTTCAGGAAGAGAAGAAATAA